TTAAGCAGACATCCGCGTTCGCCGTGCTGGCGCAGGAGGAAGAGATTCACGGGCCGCCGCCGTATTTCACCTTCGACTGGCAGGATGCGTGGAAATCGGTGAAACGGCTGGATGAACTGAAGCCGCGGCTGGCGATTACCGGCCACGGTAAGCCGATGGAAGGCGAGGCGCTCGCGCACGGCCTAGCCGAGTTGGCGCGGCATTTTGACCGGCTGGCCATACCGAAACCGAAATCCGGCTCGGACAAATCCGACGATTTTCAGCTCGTATAAACGCAAAAACACCTTTTCCCCTTGGGCTGCATTCGCAAAGGGGAACCAGGTGTTTTTTCGTTTCCTGCAGCGGTCAATGGCCCGCTTCCGCACGGTCGACATGTGAGACGTGCTTGGCGTTAAGGCCGATAAACAGCACCGAGACAAGCACGAACGCGGCTCCGGTGTAGAACGGAACGTGAGCGTTATAGATTTCCGACAGTCTGCCGGCCATGTAAGGCGCCACGGCGCCGCCCAGAAAGCGGAGAAAGCTGTAAGCCGCCGAAGCCGTCGGCCGCTCCACGGGCGCGGCGTTCATCACTGCGGTCGTGATCAGCGTGTTATTGTTGCCCAGGAGGGCCCCCGCGGCGATAACGGCGGCGATGACGACCCACTGCGTCGAGGTCCAGATGCCCATGACCGCAAGCAGGACGGCGAACAGCACGAGCATCGCGCACATCGATTTTACGGTACCGAAGCGGCGCTGCAGGACCGGCGCCATGAAGACGGAGGTCAGGGCCAGCAGGACCCCCCAGCAGAGGAACACGAACCCGAGCCCGTGCGCGTCCAACCCCAAAACGAACGGCGCGTAAGCAAGCAACGTAAAAAAGCCAAAATTGTACAGCGCGGCGGTAAGGCCGAACACGAGCAAAGAGCGGTGCTTCATCGCCCGGAACGGGTCGGCCAGCGTCTGCCGCTTCGGGCGGCTCGCGGTGCCCGGCATCAGGAAGAAGACGGCAATAAACGCGATCACCATGAGCGCTGCCACACCGAGAAATGGCCCCCGCCATGAGATCGCGCCCAGCCAGCCGCCGAGCAGCGGCCCGACCGAGATGCCGAGCCCGATCGCCGCTTCGTACAGGATGATCGCTTTTGCGGAAGTGCTCCGCGACAGCGAAACGATGGCGGCAAGCGACGTCGCGACGAACAGCGCGTTGCCAAGCCCCCAGCCGCCGCGCAGGCCGACCAGCGTCCAAATATCGCTCGAGAATCCGCCCAGCGCCGAGAATACGGCGATCACGACGATCCCGGTGAGCAGCGTCCACTTGATCCCGAGCCGGGACGAAACTGCGCCGGTAATGAGCATGGCGACCGCCATCACTGCATTATAGCTGGTGAACAGCAGCGTAACCTGGCTTTTCGCCGCGTGCAGACTGCCTGCTATCGCCGGCATAATCGGGTCGACAAGTCCCAGCCCCATGAAGGCGATGATGCAGGCGAAGAAGACCGCCCATACCGCCCGCGGCTGGGACAATAAGCTTGTTTTCGCAAGATCGGGCTCAGGCGCGGCCGAAGGCTTCGGCTTCACATGCCCCCGATTGGAGCTCGCTGTAAATGCCATACGATGGCTCTCTCCTTTATTTGCACGAATCGGGTCCGGTTCTATCGAATAAGCTTCACCCGTTACAGAATCGACTGAAACGAATGCCGGATCACGTCGCCGCGGCTGATGATGCCCGTCAGTACTCCGTTTCGCTCGACGGGCACCTTTTTGATCCTTTTGTGGCCAAGAATGGCGGCCACGTCCTCGACGTTCGCATCCCAGGAAACCTGAATCGCCTTCTTCTTGGCGATGTCCATCACGCCCAGCTGAAGCAAATGGCGCGTCCGTTCCTCGAAAGCCTCATGATCCCCTTTAAGAACCGTCGCATAATAAATCGTACCGACGACGATGTCCGCATGCTTGCCGATATAGCGCATAATGTCTCCGTCGCTGATGAAGCCGACGATCTCGTTCCGGTCATTAACGACGGGCATGCCGCTGATCCGGTGCTTGATAAATTTTTCAATGACGGAACGGACCGTTTCATCTTCCTTCGCTTTAACCACCTGAGCAATCATAATTTCATGCGCCAGCATCGCGACCGCCTCCATTAATTAGTTGTATCATACAACCATTTAATTGTATTATACAACTATATTCATTGCCGGGCAACAGCCAAATTTTAAAAAGCACGGGGCATATGATACGATAAATGAAGCGATTAAACGATAGCGGGGGATTGGAAAATGGATGAACGCGCAATCGAAACGATCGAGATGGAGCTGGCGATTCTCATCCGTCGGGCGACTTCCGCAGGGCGCAATCTGGGCACCCTGGACCGGTCCGCCTATTTGCTGCTGAACCAGATCGCCTCGCACAGCCGCGCCGGCGTGAAGACGCTGGCGGACGAATTTCATCTGGATATCTCGACGGTAAGCCGGCAGACGGCGGCTCTCGAACAGAAAGGCTATGTGACGCGAATCCCCGATCCGGACGACGGGCGAGCCTATGTGCTGGAAATGACCGAGCTTGGCGCCAAAGAGCTGGAGGAGTGCAGGCAAGCCCGCTTCGTCCGCTTCCGCGAGCTGCTGAAAGACTGGCCCGAAGCGGATCGGGCAGCTTTCGGACGGCTGCTCCACCGGTTCAACCGGACATTCAGTTAAGCTTCCGTCCATTCGCGCCGCCCTCCCTCCCGACCAGCTCAGCCGCCAGCCGCAAGTCCTCGACGAAAGCTTTCATCAGCACGGGCCTGCGTCTGACGGCAAGGGGATGGTAAGAAACGACGACCGGGATGCCGTTATAGTCGTGCCGTCTCCCCCTGAAGCTCTTCACATCGGCCTCCATATCCGGAAACAGCGTCTCCACGACCGTGTTGCCGAGACCGAGCAGCAGCCGCGGCTTCTTCTCCCCGAGCTGAAGCTGCAGATAAGGCGCGCACGCCGCGCGCGCCGCCGGCTTGTCGTACGCCCGCACCGGGCGGCACTTGAGCAGGTAGCTCACATAGACGAGCCCGGGCGCGAGACCGGCCTCCCGCAGGCCGAGCTGCAGCGTCTCGCGGGTGCCGCATACGAACGCCCGGCCTTCCCGATCCTCACGCGCGCCCGGATTGTCCAGCAGCACGAACAGCGGCGCCGAGGGGCTGCCCTCGCCCCACACCACCCGCTTCCGGTGCCGGGACAGCTCGCATCGCCCGCAAACCGCCGCATGCGGCGGGGGCGCTTCCTCCTCCCATATTTCCGGTATGAAATCCGTCATGCAGCGTCTGCCCCTTTCGCCAGAAAACGCGCCTGGCCGCCCGCTTCGAAGGCGGGCGGCCAATGTTAGGCTGTCCATATTTACGTGAAGGCTATACGCTCAAAGGAGATTACAGCAATAAGGCGACGCCCGATACGAAAATCAGGCTGAACAAAATCGATTCGAATTTTTGAGGGGATACCCTCAGGTTGATCTTATGCCCGATATAACCGCCCAGCAGGACGAGCGGCAGCACATAAACGACGTTAAGCCAGCCGCTGCCCCCGATCGAGCCCACCAGGGCGAAATAGACGATTTTAATGGCGTCCATCACCGTCAAGAGCAGCATCAGCGTGCCGATATATTTCACTTTCGGCAGCTTGATCAGGATGAAATAGATCGTCAGCACGATACCCGCGGCGTTGATCAGCGCGCCGATCAGGCCGGCGGCCAGCCCCCAGCCGATTTGGACGGGCAGCGCGTCCCACACGTCTAGGCGGGAATTCGCCTCCCTATTTTTCAGAAAAATGACGTATAACGAGAACAGGATCGTCAGCAGGCCGATCGTTCGCTTCAGCAGGTCCGGTGAAATCGCGTGCGACCACAGGAGACCGGCGACCGTGCCGACAGCCGCGGAAGGCAGCAGCCGGAGCGATAACGCCGAGTCCCACTTCTTCCAATACAGCCGTATGCCGTCCACGTCGGTAATAAGCAGGATCGGAGTCATCATTGCGACAGCGGCGGCCGGCGGCATGAAGAGCGACAGGATCGGGGTGATGAAGGCTCCGGCGCCGACGCCGAAGCCGTTTTTGAGCAGGCCGGCCAGCAGGGCCGAGCCGCCCAGCAGGCCGAAAAATAACGGGATCGGTAGTGTCATGCCATCCCGATCCATTCGTTGTTCAGGACATGCGATCCGCCGTCGCCCGCCTGATCGACCGTGAACTGGTAGCGGTTCCCTTTGTACAGCACCTTCACGCTTTCGATCGGCAGCCCCCGGTCGCTGTAAATGACGCCGGTGCTCATCATCAGGGGAGAGCCTTCCGGCACGGTCAGCCACTTCGCTTCCAGTTCCGTCGCCGGCACGGCCTGGTAGGTTTGCCTGGCCCGCGTCGCGACAATGCCGCAGTCGCGGGACAGCGTTTCGAACAGCGGCGTCTGCTCCAGGTCGCGGTCAAGCAGGTTCGGATGCAGGCTGACCGCGATATAGGAGCAGCGAATCGCAAGCGGCTCCTCGTCGCCGTACCGGACGCGGATGATTTCGTACACCTCGGCATCCGGCTCGATGCCAAGCTCCGCGCTCAGCTTCCGGGTCGCCGGCATCGTGCCTTTCCGCATCAGCACGGCCCGTTCCTTCATGCCGGACATTTTCATCTGCTCCGCGAACGTAATAAACCGGTTCGCATTCGTATTCATCGGCTTGGCGGTCACGAAGGTGCCGATTCCCCGTTTGACCGTCAGCCGCCCTTCCTGCATCAGCTCGGACAGCGCCTGCCTGACGGTGGGCCGGCTGATGCCGAACTCCTGGACGAACTGGAGCTCGGGCGGGATCTGCTGGCCCACCTGATAGATGTTGTTGTCGATCCGCTCCTGAATGATTTCCTTCAGCTGAATATATAACGGCGTCGGACCGTTTTTAAGTTCCATAGGCTCCCTCCATTCGCGGACGGCGGCGGACGCTACATCATTTTTCGTTCCACCATCCGGAACATAATATCAAACAGATAACCGAGCACGCCGATGACGACCATGCCGGCAATGACAATGTCCGACCGCAAAATTTCCATACCGTCGATAATCATATAGCCGAGACCCGATTTCGAAGCGACCATTTCCGCCGCGATAATGGCCATCCAGGCGCTACCGAAGGAAATACGGAGGCCGGTTGCGATCGTCGGCAGCGCGGCCGGAATGCATACCTTGAACGTCATCTGCAGCGGCGAGCAGCCGAACGATTTCGCCGCCCGCAGCAGCGTCGGGTTCACTTCCTGAACGCCGGAAATCGTGTTGAGCAGAATCGGAAAAATACTGGCGATCATAATGACGAACAGCTTGCCCGACAGCCCGATACCGAACCACAAAATCGCGAGCGGTATCCAGGCCAGCGGGGAAATCGGCCGGATGATTTCGATAAAAGGCCGGATCAGCTTCTCCAGCCAGGCGACTCTGCCCATGAGGACGCCGAGCGGGACGGCGATGATCGCCGAGAGAATCCAGGCGGTCAGAATGCGTCCCAGACTCGCCGCCGTATGCTCGATCAGAAGTCCTTTATGAAACAAATCCGCCAGCGTCTTGCCGACGACGGCCGGCCCCGGCAGCAGGGTCGCGTTATTCGACATCATCGACGCCAGCTGCCAGACGCCGAGAATGACGGCGACCGTTACGGCCAGTCCCCCCGCTTTCTTGAACCCGCGGAGAAACGGCAGCCATTTCCGGCGTTCCCACACAACCGGCATTTCTTCGACGCCGGTTGCATTCGTATTTTCCATAAGTCCCGCTCCCACCTTTCACATTACATCCATTCGAAAAATTGTTCAATGCGCTTCAAATCCCGGGTTTCCCCCAAAATGGCGATCAATTGGATCCTGGCCTTCACCGCGTTCAAGCCATGACCGAGAATTGCCCCGGCCGCTGCCAGCTTCGACACCGATCCGGGATAGCCGTATACCGAATCGACCCAGCCGCCCTGACACCTCGATGTGATCACGACGGGCTTGCCCGCCGCGTGCTGCCGAGCGATCCATTCCTCCATCCATACCTGCCCGTTGCCGACGCCCGTTCCCTCGATGACGAAGCCGTCGTATTTCGCGAGCGGCAGGTCATCCAGGTTCTCGCCGATGCCGCATTTCACGATAAACACCCGTGCGTCCAAATGGTCCGGTTTGCAGTGCCGCCGCAGCAAAGGCTGGTAAAAAAACACGACGCGGTCGTTCAGGATTGCGCCGATCGGTCCTTTGCCGGGAGCGTCGAACGCTTTGACATGGAAGCTGTGCGTCTTGACGGCATCCATGGCGGCATAGATCTCGTTCGCTAACACGACGAGCACGCCTTTGCCCCTGGCCGCCCGGCTGCCGGCGACGACGATCGCCTGAAGCAGGTTCGCCGCCCCGTCGGGACCGGCCTCTCCCGCATGGCGCATCGCCCCCGTGACCGCGACGGGCGCCTGCAGATCGAGCAGCAGGTCCAGCAAATAAGCCGTCTCCTCCATGACGTCCGTTCCCTGCACGACGACGTAGCCGTCGTAGCTCCCGACCGCTTCCAGCGATTCAATCCTTTTGGCAATCTCGCGAAAATGATTCGGGGTGAGCTGCGCGCCGCCGATCCGCCCATAATCGATCACGTCGACCTCGCACGGCAGCAAACGCTTCGGAATCGTGGCGAGCAGCTGCTTTCCGTCCAGCGAAGGCACCGCCTTGCCCGTGACCGGATCGAGATCCATCGAGATCGTTCCGCCTGTCGCGATGAGCGCTACCCTGCTCATGCCGGCCGTTCCCCGGCTCGCTGCGCACTCATGATTTCATAATGAAGAAGCGACTTGATCCGCCGTTCGTACTCGACGAATTCGGTCGAGGTGGTATCCCGGGGTCTCGGCAGCTCGACGGGTACGATTTCCTTGATTTTGCCCGGGTTGGCTTTCATGACGACAATGCGGTCGGCCAAAAACACCGCTTCGTCAATTCCATGGGTCACGAACAGAATCGTCCGCCGCTCCTTCTGCCAGATCGCGATGAGCTCCTCCTGCAGCGCGGAGCGCGTCTGCGCGTCCAATGCGCCGAACGGTTCGTCCATCAGGATGACCTCGGTCTCCATCGCGAGCGCACGGGCGATGCCCACGCGCTGCTTCATCCCCCCGGACAGCTGGCTTGGCTTGCGGTCCCGGAAGGCGGACAGCCCGACCATCTGCATGTAATGCTCGGCCGTTTCCTTCGCGAGCTTATCCGGCAGCTTTTTCACCTTCAGCGGAAACTGAATATTATCCTGAACCGTCAGCCACGGGAACAGGGCATGCTCCTGAAAAACGATGCTCACCTTCTCGTGGAACGCGCCCACTTCATGGAGCGGCTGCCCGCCGAAGCGGATTTCGCCGGAGGTCAGCTTCTGCTGCTTGCCGACGCTGAACAGCAGCGTGCTTTTTCCGCAGCCGGACGGGCCGAGCAGGCAGACGAATTCGCCTTTTTGGATTTGCAGGGAAACGTCGGATAGCGCCGTGAACGGGCCGTTGTTGGTCGGAAACGTCACATTGGCGCGGTTCACCTCGATTACGGGTTGTTCCATCTCTCGTTCATCCTCCTGTCTTGTCCACGGTCAGCCTGCGTCCGCCGTTAAAATATGTTCCCCCAGGAACTTGTCGACGTCGGCGATTTGGGTGACCCCGTATTGGTTCAGCATTTCGATATAAGGCTTCAGCGCCTGGGCATCGGGTTTGATATCCTCCACGAAAATCGACATCTTGTTATCGAGCGAAAATTTGATGATGTTCGGGTCCAGCCCGATCGCATCGCTCCATAAAGCCGGAAGCTCATCCGGATGCGCCACGATATAGCCGTTGGCTTTCTCGATCGCTTTCACGATATCCTGCGTCAGCTCCGGATACTGCTTGGCGAAATCCCGTTTGACCACGACGCCTTCGCCGAGGTAGTGCCCCTCTTTGAGCGGCATGATTTGCTCTGCGCGGACCAAAATTTTTCCGGCTCCGCTCTGCACCGCTTTTGTCGTATGGGGATCCCAGGCGATGAACGCCGAAATTTCTTTGTTTGCAAGCGCGGTTGCCATGTTGGACGCATCCATCGAGATGAGATTGATGTCGTCCTCCTTCATGCCCGCTTTCTCAAGCGCCTTGAGCATGAGCGGGTACTGCTGGGAGCCTTTCCCCGGGAACCCGACAGTCTTGCCCTTCAAATCGGCCAGGGACGTAACGGAAGGACCGGCGATAACGGCGGTTTGCTCCAAAATATCGATCGCGGTCAGCAGGCTGTCCGCTTTATCCATGCCCACGATGGCCGGCGCCATGCCGTATTGCGCCCAGCTCAGCTCGCCCGCCGCCAGGGCGCTGTTCTCCGGTCCGCCGGAATCGAATTTGACGAATTCGATCTTCGTCTTGTATTTCGTTTCGATTTCCTTGAAGAATCCCTCTTTCTCGGCGATATACGGCGGCTGCAGGGAAGGCTGCACGCCGAACTTGATGACCTTCGGCGCTTTAGGGCCGCTCGCGGCTGTATTTTTTGTGTCAGAATTCGTGACATCCCCCGTTGTTTCTTTCTTGCCGCATGCGGTTAACACAAGCGTTAAAACGATAATTCCGATCCATAGCTGTCTTTTCATCGATGGCCCACTCTCCTTTTGCTCAAATTATACGGTTGTAATGACATCCTGTCAACGATTATATGTTATGTTTTCTAACAAACCATATCGGATTCGGCGGAAGGTACGTGGAAGCGGATATCATCCGACAGCTTCTTTCTTTCCCCATGACGGGCTGGCTTCTCATGTTGTTGAAATGCTTTTACTAGCTTTACAGCTTTGCAGCTCGTTCGTTGGAGAACCAAAAAAGGATCCGCCGCAGCGGATCCTTCGTTTACATCGTTTTCTATTTGAACCGGCGCTTTAAATCGCCGACGATTCCTGCCGCTGCAGCTGCTGGCTCCGCTGCTGCTTGCCGCTCCGTTTGCGCGCCCTCGCCTTCAGCCGCCAGATCACAAGGCCGGTCACCATCAGCACGAGCGGCATCATGCCGAATGCGAACGTGATCAGCTGCACCGTCAAGCCGCCCCAGACGGCAAAATGAAGATCCTTTCTCCATGTGTTGTACAAATTGATCGCCAAATTCGGATTCGTCTTATACCGCACTTCGCCGTTCGAAGCGTCCAGATAGATCGTGCTGTTGATGCGGTCCGAGGTGCCGAAGCCTTCCCGCAGCCCGACCTGATACGTGTCGCCCGGTTTCTGCGGCAGTTGGATCCGGATCGGCCGGCTGTCCGGATGCGATTTGCGGACGATATCGACGATCCGGTCAACGGGCAGGACCGTATCCGCCCGGGCAGATTGCATGGCCGATTTGGGGATTTCCTCCCGGGCATTGAAGCCGACCCATCCCGGGATCGATTTCTCGAACGCATTCAGCAAGCCGGTCAGCGAGGCGAGCAGCAGCACCGGAATCGAAATGATCCCGATCGTTTTATGCAGGCTCATATTATGCATCAGACGGCCGCGGCTTCGCACGATGCGGAAGCCAAGCGCCATTTTCTTGATGCCGGGCCACCATAAATAGATGCCGGTCGCCAGGATGAGCAGCAGGCCGCCGCCGAGCAAGCCGACGAAGGAGGCGGCGTTTTGCTTGCCGATGACGGTCGTCAGCAGAAAATAGCGGTGCAAATTATAAATCGTGGCGAACGGCTCGCGGCGATCCTCCGCCACCTGCCCGAATACGGCTCCCGTTCCGGGATCGGCGTATACGACCCGTTCGTCCTTGCCGTCTTTTTCAAGATGAACATGGTAGAACCCGTCCCTATCGGGCCACTCGATCAGGCTTGTCTTAAAATCCGGATGAAGCGCATCGGCCCGCTGCTGAATCGCAGCCGGCCCTACGTCGCCCGGCGACGGCTTCTGCCCGATCGGATACAGCAATTTCTCCACATCGGGCTCAATCAGTACCAGGCTCCCCGTCGTACAAGTGACGACTATAAACAGCCCCAGCGTCAAACTGAGAAACAAGTGAATCGTTAATATGATTTTGCGCATGCACGAACTCCCCCGACAGCTTGATCATGCGGCACTACATGATATTGATACTCATTCTCAATTATTGCCGCGATTACAATGATAATCATTATCAGTTGGGCTGTCAACCTATTTTTACAAGCTGTAGTTCCGTGGGAGACATGAGCATCGTTCTGCTCCGAACGATCTGATTCTTCGTACCAATGCCGTTTAATACGAATCGTACCAACTTAAAGTGAAAATGGGCCGGCTCCCTAGGGTAATTCGCCCCTGGCTCCGGCCCTGCCTTATAGACGCTGCTTCATACTGACCGCACCGGAAATCTCCGCAGCGTTCGAAAATATCCGGCGCTTGCTCCGCCAGAAATCGCGGAGCGTACACCGGCGCCGCCGGTGCCGCTACTGAGCCGTCCAGCCGCCATCGACCAGCAGCACCGTGCCCGTCACCATGCCCCCCGCCGGGGACGCCAAATAAATGACGGCTCCCGCAACATCCTCAATTCCGGCGACTTTGGCCGCCGGGATCCGGTCGAGCACGCCCTGCAAATACTGCGGGTCGTCCAGCCGCTCGGCCGTCCCCGGCGTATACGTGAATGTCGGTCCGACGGCATTGACGTTGACGCCGCGCGCCGACCATTCGAGCGCCAAGACCCGCGTCAGCTGGTTGACGCCGCCTTTCGACGCGCAGTATACGGCGTGGTCGCGGATGCCGACGACACTTGCCTGCGAGCTCATATTGATAATCCGGCCGTATCCCTGATCGAGCATAATCAAGCCTGCGGCCTGGCAGCAGAAGAACAGCCCCTTCAGGTTGACGTTCATCATCGTATCCCAGTCCGCTTCCGTTACTTCCGTTGCGGGATGATTGGCCCCGAGACCCGCGTTGTTGACGAGAATATCGATGCGGCCGTGGTCCTGCGCGATTTGGTTCATGACCGCTTTAATCTGCGGCACGTCGGATACGTCAAGCCGGACGGCGTATGCCCTGCCGCCTTCCGCGCGAATTTCTTCGCACAGCTCCTCAAGCGGGGCCAGACTGCGAGCCGCCGTCACGACGGTTGCGCCCGCATGCGCGAGCGCCTTGGCCAGTCCGTAACCGATGCCCATGCTGGCCCCGGTCACGACGGCGATTTTTCCGGTTAAATCAAAGCTTGGATACATGTTCGCACTCCTTTAAACAAGAAAATTTGAGACGAGACGGTCACGCAGCGATTCTCCTTCTACATTCAAGAGAGGCGGCCGCACCTCCTCCTCGATTGCGCAGATTCCCCGTTTGAACTAGAATGATGGAGAAGAAAAAATTGGGACGAGGGAGGAACGATCGATGACCATTGAGCGAATCACCGATTGTACGGTATTGAACAACGGCGTGCGTATGCCCTGGCTTGGGCTTGGCGTATGGCAGGTTGAAGAAGGCGAGGAAGTCATTCGCTCCGTGCAGCATGCGCTGGAGGCCGGCTACCGTTCGATCGATACCGCGGCGGGATACCGGAACGAAGCCGGCGTCGGAACCGCGATCAAGCAGAGCGGCATTCAGCGCGAGGAGCTGTTCGTCACCACGAAGCTGGCGAACCACGACCAAGGGTACGAATCCACGCTCCGCGCGTTCGAAGAAAGCCGGCGCAAGCTGGGCCTCGATTATGTCGACCTGTACCTGATCCATTGGCCCGGCAAGGACAAATACAAGGAAACCTGGAAAGCGTTCGAAAAGCTGCATAAAGACGGCTATATTCGCGCCATTGGCGTCAGCAATTTCAAGGTTCACCATCTGGAAAGCCTCCGGCAGGGCAGCGATACGATTCCCGCCGTCAATCAGGTGGAGTTTCATCCGCTGCTGAACCAGCAGGAGCTGCTGCAGTACTGCCGGCAGAACGGCATCCAGCTGGAAGCGTGGAGCCCGCTCATGCAGGGAAAGCTGGATCAGCCGCTCATCGCCGATCTGGCCGCGAAAT
This genomic window from Paenibacillus humicola contains:
- a CDS encoding MFS transporter, whose amino-acid sequence is MAFTASSNRGHVKPKPSAAPEPDLAKTSLLSQPRAVWAVFFACIIAFMGLGLVDPIMPAIAGSLHAAKSQVTLLFTSYNAVMAVAMLITGAVSSRLGIKWTLLTGIVVIAVFSALGGFSSDIWTLVGLRGGWGLGNALFVATSLAAIVSLSRSTSAKAIILYEAAIGLGISVGPLLGGWLGAISWRGPFLGVAALMVIAFIAVFFLMPGTASRPKRQTLADPFRAMKHRSLLVFGLTAALYNFGFFTLLAYAPFVLGLDAHGLGFVFLCWGVLLALTSVFMAPVLQRRFGTVKSMCAMLVLFAVLLAVMGIWTSTQWVVIAAVIAAGALLGNNNTLITTAVMNAAPVERPTASAAYSFLRFLGGAVAPYMAGRLSEIYNAHVPFYTGAAFVLVSVLFIGLNAKHVSHVDRAEAGH
- a CDS encoding CBS domain-containing protein, whose protein sequence is MLAHEIMIAQVVKAKEDETVRSVIEKFIKHRISGMPVVNDRNEIVGFISDGDIMRYIGKHADIVVGTIYYATVLKGDHEAFEERTRHLLQLGVMDIAKKKAIQVSWDANVEDVAAILGHKRIKKVPVERNGVLTGIISRGDVIRHSFQSIL
- a CDS encoding MarR family winged helix-turn-helix transcriptional regulator, with amino-acid sequence MDERAIETIEMELAILIRRATSAGRNLGTLDRSAYLLLNQIASHSRAGVKTLADEFHLDISTVSRQTAALEQKGYVTRIPDPDDGRAYVLEMTELGAKELEECRQARFVRFRELLKDWPEADRAAFGRLLHRFNRTFS
- a CDS encoding uracil-DNA glycosylase, which translates into the protein MTDFIPEIWEEEAPPPHAAVCGRCELSRHRKRVVWGEGSPSAPLFVLLDNPGAREDREGRAFVCGTRETLQLGLREAGLAPGLVYVSYLLKCRPVRAYDKPAARAACAPYLQLQLGEKKPRLLLGLGNTVVETLFPDMEADVKSFRGRRHDYNGIPVVVSYHPLAVRRRPVLMKAFVEDLRLAAELVGREGGANGRKLN
- a CDS encoding sulfite exporter TauE/SafE family protein gives rise to the protein MTLPIPLFFGLLGGSALLAGLLKNGFGVGAGAFITPILSLFMPPAAAVAMMTPILLITDVDGIRLYWKKWDSALSLRLLPSAAVGTVAGLLWSHAISPDLLKRTIGLLTILFSLYVIFLKNREANSRLDVWDALPVQIGWGLAAGLIGALINAAGIVLTIYFILIKLPKVKYIGTLMLLLTVMDAIKIVYFALVGSIGGSGWLNVVYVLPLVLLGGYIGHKINLRVSPQKFESILFSLIFVSGVALLL
- a CDS encoding GntR family transcriptional regulator, whose amino-acid sequence is MELKNGPTPLYIQLKEIIQERIDNNIYQVGQQIPPELQFVQEFGISRPTVRQALSELMQEGRLTVKRGIGTFVTAKPMNTNANRFITFAEQMKMSGMKERAVLMRKGTMPATRKLSAELGIEPDAEVYEIIRVRYGDEEPLAIRCSYIAVSLHPNLLDRDLEQTPLFETLSRDCGIVATRARQTYQAVPATELEAKWLTVPEGSPLMMSTGVIYSDRGLPIESVKVLYKGNRYQFTVDQAGDGGSHVLNNEWIGMA
- a CDS encoding ABC transporter permease, which produces MENTNATGVEEMPVVWERRKWLPFLRGFKKAGGLAVTVAVILGVWQLASMMSNNATLLPGPAVVGKTLADLFHKGLLIEHTAASLGRILTAWILSAIIAVPLGVLMGRVAWLEKLIRPFIEIIRPISPLAWIPLAILWFGIGLSGKLFVIMIASIFPILLNTISGVQEVNPTLLRAAKSFGCSPLQMTFKVCIPAALPTIATGLRISFGSAWMAIIAAEMVASKSGLGYMIIDGMEILRSDIVIAGMVVIGVLGYLFDIMFRMVERKMM
- a CDS encoding asparaginase — encoded protein: MSRVALIATGGTISMDLDPVTGKAVPSLDGKQLLATIPKRLLPCEVDVIDYGRIGGAQLTPNHFREIAKRIESLEAVGSYDGYVVVQGTDVMEETAYLLDLLLDLQAPVAVTGAMRHAGEAGPDGAANLLQAIVVAGSRAARGKGVLVVLANEIYAAMDAVKTHSFHVKAFDAPGKGPIGAILNDRVVFFYQPLLRRHCKPDHLDARVFIVKCGIGENLDDLPLAKYDGFVIEGTGVGNGQVWMEEWIARQHAAGKPVVITSRCQGGWVDSVYGYPGSVSKLAAAGAILGHGLNAVKARIQLIAILGETRDLKRIEQFFEWM
- a CDS encoding ABC transporter ATP-binding protein, with the translated sequence MEQPVIEVNRANVTFPTNNGPFTALSDVSLQIQKGEFVCLLGPSGCGKSTLLFSVGKQQKLTSGEIRFGGQPLHEVGAFHEKVSIVFQEHALFPWLTVQDNIQFPLKVKKLPDKLAKETAEHYMQMVGLSAFRDRKPSQLSGGMKQRVGIARALAMETEVILMDEPFGALDAQTRSALQEELIAIWQKERRTILFVTHGIDEAVFLADRIVVMKANPGKIKEIVPVELPRPRDTTSTEFVEYERRIKSLLHYEIMSAQRAGERPA
- a CDS encoding ABC transporter substrate-binding protein, with protein sequence MKRQLWIGIIVLTLVLTACGKKETTGDVTNSDTKNTAASGPKAPKVIKFGVQPSLQPPYIAEKEGFFKEIETKYKTKIEFVKFDSGGPENSALAAGELSWAQYGMAPAIVGMDKADSLLTAIDILEQTAVIAGPSVTSLADLKGKTVGFPGKGSQQYPLMLKALEKAGMKEDDINLISMDASNMATALANKEISAFIAWDPHTTKAVQSGAGKILVRAEQIMPLKEGHYLGEGVVVKRDFAKQYPELTQDIVKAIEKANGYIVAHPDELPALWSDAIGLDPNIIKFSLDNKMSIFVEDIKPDAQALKPYIEMLNQYGVTQIADVDKFLGEHILTADAG
- a CDS encoding PepSY-associated TM helix domain-containing protein, translating into MRKIILTIHLFLSLTLGLFIVVTCTTGSLVLIEPDVEKLLYPIGQKPSPGDVGPAAIQQRADALHPDFKTSLIEWPDRDGFYHVHLEKDGKDERVVYADPGTGAVFGQVAEDRREPFATIYNLHRYFLLTTVIGKQNAASFVGLLGGGLLLILATGIYLWWPGIKKMALGFRIVRSRGRLMHNMSLHKTIGIISIPVLLLASLTGLLNAFEKSIPGWVGFNAREEIPKSAMQSARADTVLPVDRIVDIVRKSHPDSRPIRIQLPQKPGDTYQVGLREGFGTSDRINSTIYLDASNGEVRYKTNPNLAINLYNTWRKDLHFAVWGGLTVQLITFAFGMMPLVLMVTGLVIWRLKARARKRSGKQQRSQQLQRQESSAI
- a CDS encoding SDR family NAD(P)-dependent oxidoreductase, whose protein sequence is MYPSFDLTGKIAVVTGASMGIGYGLAKALAHAGATVVTAARSLAPLEELCEEIRAEGGRAYAVRLDVSDVPQIKAVMNQIAQDHGRIDILVNNAGLGANHPATEVTEADWDTMMNVNLKGLFFCCQAAGLIMLDQGYGRIINMSSQASVVGIRDHAVYCASKGGVNQLTRVLALEWSARGVNVNAVGPTFTYTPGTAERLDDPQYLQGVLDRIPAAKVAGIEDVAGAVIYLASPAGGMVTGTVLLVDGGWTAQ